From a region of the Oryza sativa Japonica Group chromosome 6, ASM3414082v1 genome:
- the LOC4341467 gene encoding phospholipase D alpha 2-like translates to MAEQQLMHGTLDATIFEATNLTNPTRLTGSAPEGIRKWWEGVEKTTGVGQGGTRLYATVDLGKARLGRTRVIDDEPVNPRWDERFHLYCAHFADNVVFSVKVSLPIDAALIGRAYLPVGDLLSGEVVERKLDILDEHKNKLPHGPTIHVRLQFKDVAVDGDGKWWGAGVGNAGYAGVPCTYFKQHTGCGVTLYQDAHVPDTFAPTIPLAGGAHYQQGRCWEDVFDAISNAKHLIYITGWSVFTDITLIRDPSRQRPGGDATIGELLKRKASEGVRVLMLVWNDVTSLQILQSLGIKWGFSQTHDAETFQYFEDTDVHCVVCARHPDAGGSIVMGVKVPFASTHHQKTVIVDHDMPAGAGSGLRSIVSFVGGLDLCDGRYDTQSHSLFRTLDAAHHKDFHQPSIDDAELAKGGPREPWHDIHSRLEGPVAWDVLYNFEQRWRKQSGHGDLLVNLTALEHLIAPQSAMKLPVIGNDDHEAWNVQVFRSIDGGACDGFPSSPDAAARLDLVSGKNNVIERSIQDAYIHAIRRARDFIYIENQYFIGSSYGWRPDDGVRPEDVEAVNLIPRELSLKIMSKIAAGERFTVYVVVPMWPEGHPDSQAMQAILDWQRRTMEMMYADIAGALKAKRMDADPRDYLTFFCLGNREVKRSGEYVPGHHPRDGTPYAKAQKTRRFMIYVHSKMMIVDDEYIIVGSANINQRSMDGGRDSEIAMGAFQPHHLNIGGQLARGQIHGFRMSLWYEHLGGEPHDDFLHPGSLECVRRVNEMANKHWELYASEELHEDLPGHLLTYPIAVAKDGTVAALPGAKFFPDTEAPVLGKKAINPLMTPDITS, encoded by the exons ATGGCGGAGCAGCAGCTGATGCATGGCACCCTCGACGCCACCATCTTCGAGGCCACCAACCTCACCAACCCCACCCGCCTCACCGGCAGCGCCCCCGAGGGCATCCGCAAG TGGTGGGAAGGGGTGGAGAAGACGACCGGGGTTGGGCAGGGCGGGACGCGGCTGTACGCGACGGTGGATCTCGGCAAGGCGCGGCTCGGCCGGACGCGGGTCATCGACGACGAGCCGGTGAACCCGCGGTGGGACGAGCGCTTCCACCTCTACTGCGCCCACTTCGCCGACAACGTCGTCTTCTCCGTCAAGGTCTCGCTGCCCATCGACGCCGCGCTCATCGGCCGCGCCTACCTCCCCGTCGGGGACCTCCTGtccggcgaggtcgtcgagcGCAAGCTCGACATCCTCGACGAGCACAAGAATAAGCTCCCCCACGGGCCGACCATCCACGTCCGTCTGCAGTTCAAggacgtcgccgtcgacggcgacgggaaGTGGTGGGGCGCCGGCGTCGGCAACGCCGGGTACGCCGGCGTGCCGTGCACCTACTTCAAGCAGCACACCGGGTGCGGGGTCACCCTGTACCAGGACGCGCACGTGCCGGACACGTTCGCGCCGAcgatcccgctcgccggcggcgcgcactACCAGCAGGGGCGGTGCTGGGAGGACGTGTTCGACGCCATCAGCAACGCCAAGCACCTCATATACATCACCGGCTGGTCGGTGTTCACCGACATCACGCTCATCCGCGACCCGTCCCGGCAGCgccccggcggcgacgccacCATCGGCGAGCTCCTCAAGCGCAAGGCCAGCGAGGGCGTCCGCGTGCTCATGCTGGTCTGGAACGACGTCACGTCGCTGCAGATCCTCCAGTCGCTCGGCATCAAGTGGGGCTTCAGCCAGACGCACGACGCCGAGACGTTCCAGTACTTCGAGGACACCGACGTCCACTGCGTCGTCTGCGCGCGCCACCccgacgccggcggcagcaTCGTCATGGGCGTCAAGGTGCCCTTCGCTTCCACCCACCACCAGAAGACCGTCATCGTCGACCACGACatgccggccggcgccggctccGGCCTCCGCAGCATCGTCAGCTTCGTCGGCGGCCTCGACCTCTGCGACGGCCGCTACGACACGCAGTCCCACTCCCTCTTCCGGACGCTCGACGCCGCGCACCACAAGGACTTCCACCAGCCGAGCATCGACgacgccgagctcgccaagGGCGGGCCGAGGGAGCCATGGCACGACATCCACTCCAGGCTCGAGGGCCCCGTCGCCTGGGACGTCCTCTACAACTTCGAGCAGCGGTGGCGGAAGCAGAGCGGCCACGGCGACCTCCTCGTCAACCTCACCGCCCTCGAGCACCTCATTGCGCCGCAGTCCGCGATGAAGCTCCCCGTCATCGGCAACGACGACCACGAGGCGTGGAACGTGCAGGTCTTCCGCTccatcgacggcggcgcgtgcgACGGCTTCCCGAGCAGCccggatgcggcggcgcggctcgacCTCGTGAGCGGGAAGAACAACGTGATCGAGCGGAGCATCCAGGACGCGTACATCCACGCCATCCGCCGCGCCAGGGACTTCATCTACATCGAGAACCAGTACTTCATCGGGAGCTCCTACGGGTGGAGGCCCGACGACGGCGTCAGGCCGGAGGACGTCGAGGCGGTGAACCTGATCCCGAGGGAGCTCTCCCTCAAGATCATGAGCAagatcgccgccggcgagcggttCACCGTCTACGTCGTGGTGCCGATGTGGCCGGAGGGCCACCCTGACAGCCAGGCCATGCAGGCCATCCTCGATTGGCAGAGGAGGACGATGGAGATGATGTACGCCGACATCGCCGGCGCGCTCAAGGCGAAGAGGATGGACGCCGACCCGAGGGATTACCTCACCTTCTTCTGCTTGGGAAACAGAGAGGTGAAGAGGAGTGGTGAGTATGTGCCCGGACATCACCCAAGAGATGGCACGCCATATGCCAAGGCACAAAAGACGCGCCGGTTCATGATCTATGTCCACTCCAAGATGATGATAG TCGATGACGAGTACATCATCGTGGGATCGGCCAACATCAACCAGAGGTCGATGGACGGCGGCCGAGACTCGGAGATCGCCATGGGAGCATTCCAGCCACACCACCTGAACATCGGTGGCCAGCTTGCAAGAGGTCAAATCCATGGCTTCCGGATGTCACTATGGTATGAGCACCTAGGAGGCGAACCGCACGACGACTTCCTGCACCCGGGGAGCCTGGAGTGTGTCCGGAGAGTGAACGAGATGGCTAACAAGCACTGGGAGCTCTACGCCAGCGAGGAGCTCCATGAAGACCTCCCGGGGCATCTGCTAACCTACCCGATCGCCGTGGCTAAGGACGGCACGGTGGCGGCGCTCCCGGGGGCGAAGTTCTTCCCGGACACCGAGGCGCCGGTGCTGGGGAAGAAGGCGATCAATCCGTTGATGACCCCCGATATCACCTCGTAG